DNA sequence from the Ischnura elegans chromosome 8, ioIscEleg1.1, whole genome shotgun sequence genome:
ttttcagaaataaagaaTGGACCATTTGCATGttgcttaaatatttaaaaaatttcacctgaGTAAATATGaaggtaatattttcaaatttgagagacATGCTAGCCAGGTTCAGGACCGGTCCTTTGTCACTCCAAAATTTTCATGGCATACACCATTGCCAACATTTTCCTGTGCAACGAAATCGAAAAATTTACCTCCGCTTTTTCTCAGGCGTATTTATTAAAATGGAGATAAGGAATGTGCAGAGTAGACGACAAACCATTCCTTctccaaaaatctttttttatgcatattacaCGCTTAACAAATTACACTATCATCTTTAAACTCGCATGTGCTATAAAGGAGAACTTCTTCAGCATTTGCCTGCatctcaataaaattttaaaaaattttaccctGTGATCCTGATGCATTCCATCAGCCTGATGTAAGATTGTTTATTGAGACAAAGGAAAATGCTGACAAAGTCTAACACACAGGCTCTTGAAATTTAAAGATAGtaacttaagttttaaacgattttacaccacgaaaaagacaaaatacgaccggtggaGCGTGAtagatgcgtcctcttaataagGAAAGATGACTGTTTCTTAATGGAAAGGAAAGAAAGCTTCGTAAACAGGTAACCAGGGAGAGGACCGGTCTTTCATCACCCCAAGACTTTATTCAGGTTTCACAAAAATATAGAAGACGACTAAACGTCACACCGAGTAACCGTATATAATTATTACTTACAATATGTACATGTAATTATTGCATCAAATCTTGGAATTGTCAATTACAGCAAAAAAGTGAGATACAAGGTAGTTTTTTTGCAACGATTTGTACTCACTGATAACTTGTTCTAAAAAAATCCAGAATGCTTCTGGCGCAAACACAGTGAGTATATAGCACCAGGATATTCCACGCTCGTGAACACAACGAGGAATGGCCGAAATCTATCCCACCAGCCCTTCAGAGAACGCATCCTTCGATATAGATCAatggtattttatctttttttcagtGGAGTTtaactcatttaaaatttatcccGCCATGTTAGAATTTTCAGTGCATAAAGAGCAGACCTTTATCAACATTTTCAAGTTGctcaaatattcaaaatttgcatttgaataaatatagaggtgacattttcaatatttaatgaaaaggCAAATGCCATATAGATAAGGTGGTCTTCTTCACATTCCCTGAAAGTTTCCAGATGGTATATAATTATTAAGCGAGTAATCGTCACCAAAAAGGATCACTTGAGCGAGAAGTATGCATCCTGATAAGTTTGAACAGCCTTAGCGCCCTTAGAATAATTAAGTGATTAACGGcgctcataaaataaacataattttccCGCTGAAATATGCCGCCTCGACTCGGTACAAAGCTCATCCTCAATTTCTAAtcttgacaaaacgaaatattaacgAAGCTTACCGAGGAGTACTTAACTCTTACGGAGAGCcaagtagaaataaaatatccgtTTTAGCGTCATCATTCTGGTCGTAAAGAACTAGTCCCCTCCGAAGAACGAAGATACCCGCCGCATGCGACGAACATCCCATTCCGAGAACGGCGTTCTGTAACACGACTCGACGGTACGCAAAAATTTAAGTTACTGCCCATGTACTTTGATACAGAGCTTTACATACTTTTTGAAGCACTTTTCACCAGTTTAAGGGATAAAAGCGTAGCAATAACTCAACAGAGGACAACTTTGAATGATGTCGCTTTCTTCCCACAAACAAATGAGCGTGGTTAGCGGTAACTTATAGGATAGCGATATATGCTAATTAGTCCTAAAGGTAGACAGTGAAACATAGGTCGCATCCAGAAATTTGGGAGGGGTTTCACTTAAAACTccaccacccctccccccccccccccctcaaaataTAGGATGTTTGAACCCATGAACTGTGGCCTACAGTGAAACGAAAAACGTTGCACGAAGCGAAAGAAAAGTACAGGAGTTGTGTGGAGATTATCTTTGCCGAAGCTTCCTATAATGCGTTCATCCCCTGTAATCTTCTGGAGGATCGCACATGCATAAATAGTCATTTCAGTGTGTTTGGGGATCTCATCAGGGTGTTTGGTGGAAGGGGCCAGGATATGTCCCGCGTGACACCGTTCCGTGTCCGTCCTTGCAATAGTAGTTGTTCGCGTTTAGAACCTCCTCCTGCCGGCTCGGCTCCTGGGTTCCTCGACGAGGGGCTGTGGCTCCTCTTCCTCCTCGACGACAGCCTTGCTCCGCGGGCTCGAGAATCGCCGGCTGCTCCTCGTCCGGGAGCCGGCGGCCGCCTTCTGCTCCTCCTGCTCCTCGGGTGCGGCGGGAGCCTTGGCGCGGCCGTTAGAGTTGGCGTTGTACCTTAGGCGTACGAAAAGAAGATCACATTTAGCAGGAACGACTTTAGAGGAGGGTGCATAGTTTGAAAAACACAGCGAATTCCGATTAATCATTATGCCTATGATCCTATTCAAATATATTTACGACTGACTACTAGTCGAGTGttaaaactagggatggacggatccgggatttttttcggatcggatccttgattttcggagccggatctttcgggtcggatattttcggatccaaatgcattttcaaattcctgacgctaagattcctccgatgattgttcaatctcttgggaagagtcacactatgtgccagtcgtattttgccttttttattttccacggctgaaattctcctacgtaacctctgcgagagctttcaaacaaaacggttcatgagtaggacaagaatcgcatgcgacggcgcattcgaagatagaatcggaactctttccacccttatggggcgttgcattcactgaagctattatttaaaattttggatccagatccgatgtcttccgcgactttggatccgatgtatccaatgaagggcaatatccgtggatatttggatccgaggtatccgatccgaccatccctagttaaaaCCCGTCGGAATACCAAAATACAAACTtgtgtggaatttaaaaatatcgatCTATTTATTTAACCATGTATCCGAAACACTCCGTAAGTGTGCACACATGTACAAAGAAAAACTATTTGatgattaaaatgcatttttgctaTGCTACCAATAGTTGCTACGGAGCCACTTCATTCAAATTTCTGAGCCACTTTTAGTTTTCTAAGTTAAGTTTTCATTAAGATACAgccattcaaaaggaaaaaaatacaaaaaatgggcATTCTGACAATATAAGGAAAAGGAGTAATTTTCAAATGCCTATAATTTGGACAATAATGAGACtagaatgttaaaattttatttaatttggtgGGATTACTAGTTATTTTCACTAAATagtatgaaaaaagttttaagttGACTTGAAAgcgcaatataattttaatgattcttcaaaaataacaaaattgtgTGAACTTCATAAATATAACTTGAAACCAAGGAGAGTaatataagaacaaaaattattaaaaaatatagtaattacAAATGGTATTGACTGCGAAACTTTGAATATCTTCaatattgttgcattttcataaaatatgactttgaagtagaaaaatatgaaagcttTGCATAAAAAAGAGACtatcttagaaaaataaataaacaataactaAAGCGGATcaataataacagcaaaattcAACATTAAGAGAAAGTAAATGGAGTGGGCTATCTGATATCCATGTAGTAATTCTCAAGTTTATACAAATTTCTCTCAGTCTCTTCGCATGGACATCTGCGTTTAAATTTAAACCAAGCGATAAGAGAAACGATGGAAGAAGATACGTACtaggattagttaaaaaaatatttttaaggaatttccTATGAATTTACTATCAGGGAATACGTTAAGAATATTTATCATTCGGATACGattgtatttattaatataaaatgcaCAAAGATTTTTCTAAATCGGATACAATTAGCGAATATTTATGCGAttcctaaagtttaaaatttctagAAAATCAGGCGAATTTTGGGATAATATGCCTAtggaaatcattctataattaataAAGCCATTATACGAttcttaaagtttaaaattttcagcaaatcaGGCGAATCCTGGGATAATACGCCTATGGAGACTAATCTATAATTAATAAAGCCATTTCAGCACTACAAACCTAGACCTTAACTTCCAGGATAGTATTTACGAAATTTATAGCTTatctaataaaatatatggatgCGTTACTGTGCGTGAGATTTGAACCAAAATGGTGAGAGCAGGCAACCAGTGTGCCCTACCCCAAGCAAATTCATGATTACGTGCCTGCAGGGGCGGAACTATGAGTTTTGTCAATGGGGGCAAATATCAGTTTCCCCCCTCCTTCTCTGATTCTCTtacctccctctctccccctcccccaccaataaaatgtaatacctcagtaagatatttttgagatgcggtatttgaaattacgaaccgtatgtttgctattaagaatttttattaatattatcggtccacaatttattatttcatgttattgttaaataaataattagaaaaaattgcatacatttttaatatgaactttGCAAATTTTGCAAGTCCCTGAATTATGCCTGCCACCTGGGGCAAATGACCCTGCCCCACCCTAGGTCCGGGCCAGGGCACCTGCCCTTTGTCCTCGAAGCATTTGCACGGTCGTCAAATTTTTGCAACTTTCGCGGTTTATGTTTTTCAATGTTAATGAATTTTGAGGGTTACCTCGTCAAGACTTTAAACTGGCCAACGTTTCCTCTTCTACGCCGGAGACTTCATTGCCGGAAAgtcatttgccctgatgaggtctccggcagaGGAGAGAAAACGTTGGTCAGTTAAAGTATTGAGTCAGTGGCCAGTGGCCgttggtcagtggcgtagccaaggggggggggagtctggaacccccgaaatataataacacaattattttccttcataaaagaaaacaaaatatttaaaaatcatgtatttataaaatatttctataacaaatgaagtattttcgattatgaaaagtgttaaaattagttaaaaaccctcaacttacattagtaccctgtttttaaaaaattcccccccctggttttgaacccccccgaaaataaattcctggctacgccaatgaaGCGCTTAACCCACAAAATCCATTGATATTGACTTATCCACTGTGTTTGCGTTGTGGAAAAAAGCCATTTTGCTAAGTGTCTCCTAAAGGCCCTGATTACCTTCTCCTAGATGAGGACTGGGTGGGTGCCGGCGCAGGGGTGGCCTCGTCCTTGTCGTCCTCGGGTGGCGCGTGGGTGGAGACCTTATTGTTGAGCCGCCTCCTCTTGAGGATCTCCAGGAGGTCCTGGTTGCTACGGAATGGTCTCACTCCCCCTCTCAACAAGGGCTTTTTGGTGGACGGGGGCTCGGTGGCAGCAACTTCCTCTTCGCCGGCAACTCCTTCCTGCTCATCGGCGTAGTCTTCGTCGGCCTCTTCGGCGGAGGCGGGTGGGGGCGGAGGAGCGGTGGTGGTGGAGGGCGTGGGGCGTGATCGGGTGAGCGGGGACTTGCGGGGGCCGGTGGGCAGGCCGGGGCGGCGGGGGGCGGCCGGTGCAGCCGGTCGGGGATCGAAATCGCCCTCATCGCCGGCGTCCAACTCCTGGGCGACGGCCAGCGCCGCACACAGGCAGAAGAGTAATGCTCTGCAGAAGAAAGAAGacgatatatataaatattttaatagcacaACCATGAACATACATTTCATGTAGTTTGTTTACAGTGAGGCAAAGTGTTACTCGATGTGGTGTTACGTGAATTTCAGCTTTCTGTGGTGAAAATACGTTTGCTACCGAAATAGATAATTACCGCCATTTACTCCATTGCTTCCTTTAAGCGTACATAacagtaattaattatttcgctCTCAGGCCGACTTAAAGCCACATTTGAAAACCCGCATTTTAGATTATTAGTACCGCTTTCTGCCGAGTGGTAGCGCTACAATCTCGAGTGCCACCGAGTGCGTTAAAAGCGGATTGTCTGGGGTCGATTGCCATTGGCTCGATGAGCGTCCAATGTTCAAGAGCACAACTTTGAAAAAATCCTGCCATCACTATTTCCCTTTCTCAGTACCATGAAagagggatggcaagtgaaacgacacgaaaaagtttcgtttcgacccggagggaaacaaaaatacgaggcataggtttagtttcgttctcgtacgaaattaaaatcattaaggAATTTAGTTTTATCCCggggcgaaactttactcccgggaacgaaactaaattaatcgaaactccgctgctcatagtcaAGTTTCGATCTCAAAAGTTGGGTGGAGGGGGATAAAAGGgagtttcgacccattgcgtttgacGTACGTTTAGAGAGGTTAAACCATTGTGGTTGAAaatggaatggccagtttgcgctcACCGTTCTCCTGTGAGTGGTGGAAATATGagcgatttcgtttcgaccctgagtttagctccccgcgtttaaatccattatgtttttttccacaattcgctcccgggaacgaaattattgaaatttgacttgttctgactttcgtttagtttctatagTCATCCGTGTCATGAATGCAAGGAATACTAATCGAGAGAGGAATAGTTatgaagggtggagaaaaaatgtgtcacgaaattttaaccatgcATAGCTGATGTCAGTATGaacaaaaattactgatgatgtttaggccggaaatgcaccattttttaactgcaTAAACTTTGAGACaaacgctccgattggccgctaGTTTTCcccgttgccggatgctctggacatcTCATTGCTTTGAACGATTTGACTGCCTTTGATTTTGTCGCCTATATTTTTTTCGCCTCGATTAGTTGGAGAAGTTGCCGACGGATCGAGGAACAGGAAATACAGGAGCCTTCATTCTCTTCACTCTATGATAACCGACAATAAAAAATGGCTAACGAGCCATTTTCGCTTGTAGCTAATTTCGTACATGATACCGATGATGCTGGGATCCACTGTTGCATTCAGATGACTGCGTAAATGGTAATTTTAGAGGACTGAAATTAATATACTTGagcacattaatttatttaagaaacattACGATAGCTCTTTTTAGCTGCAGATGCTagtcttttcatttttataggtTCCCTCTTTTTGTGGACTCTCCGTACATAACTACAAAAACGGCGTCGCAGCGCCATTTCTGGATCAAACTACTAACTTGTAATTCAACTTGTTTTGAACATTATAACTTCAACAAGCACTCATCTCCTACAGTAGCTTTCTCTTAACAATATTTGTTATCCCGGCCTCATAGATGCTGCAGAAGATTTAAAATACGATGCACTGAACGTCACAAACTAACCCTTTACTGCTTCAAAGTAAACGTAAATAGTGAATATTTAAGTTACATATCAAGATTTACCGTGATTATCTCGGCATTGTCTTTGCTCCGTGTTCCATAGGAAGTTGGCTAATTGGAGTGCAAGCTGGAGTTGGAATGGACGCAGGCGACCTTGGTGTGATAGGGAGCGGACAGCAGCAGTAGGTGTGTCCGGGGTTGAAGGTGGAGAGAGAGGATGATGACGACGGCCATCATTATACCGTTAGCTTAGACATGCAAGTGGAGTCGCACCATCCGTGATTATTCcggtcacgaatattacaaaatcacGAGGATCCATCCTCAAGTCATCCTCCATACGCGTTGTcaaccaccgtgcatttaaacaaaaaagttttagtttacaaaagtcgccacttgcgtcgctaaTAGGCAAAGAgatccgattttcacggagaAATGAGCTGATAAAATTAGGGCTGTTAACCAAGAAGctacttttcaatttaaaatttaatttaatttgctcTAATGTAAGTAGACCTCAGAGCCCCTAAAAGGCCCCTCCCTCCTTGGTCCATAAGCTAAACATAAATTTAAGCTTTACGCACATGCTGCTTTTTAAGAGCACTTTCAACTAAGATAGAAGGGTGTGACTGGATATATGGATGGCTGGATTCatgaagtttattattatttcaatcaaatttcagttgaaaaatctcacattttaatttaaaatcataattactgCCTTTATAATCAActgtattattaataaatattgattgtGCCCATTGTTAGAAATTGGATTGAGTGCCTGTGTTTGAAATGTATTACCATTTTCTGTCTGAATGCATTGAGTGTTTCAAAGAACGTTATATTGTGGTTCGACGCCGATCACATCACCAGCTATCAATGATGGATATCATTTGGATGTATATAAGGGCGCTATCAGGTACATGCAGCCAGATTCCTCAAGATTGCtgtataataactacgaagttaaAGTCCTCGTAACTCACCATTTTTCGGCACATTACTAATGGTAAACTGTGTGGAAGCGTTGACTAAGAGACCTGTGGaattagtttattttcaattttccaattgAAATTTAAGAGAAATGGATAGTTCGCCAACAAAAAACATTTCTGATAATTCCATGAAAGAGTTTTAGGGGTTTCTCTTCAATTTCGACGTTCCATAGTTAACACGCTTCAAACAGCCTTCACCCTAtctcagataagttgatgacgtcgcgAAAGAGCCACCGTATGATACCGAGCATGTCACTGCATCGCCTATGATCCTAATCCTCGCACATTGACACGCAAATACACACAACTGGGATTACACAGTTTACACGAATAGGCAGCTACAGAATTGGAGGCTACGTGTTAAGCTTGTATTGCTTTAAGCATTATGGacagatatttttcatatttacatgGAGGACTTCACCTTAGAAACCCACAGTGTTTCTAGGTCTGACAGAAACaggatatttttcctttaaaaacagCTAAAATAAACATCTAGATTTCACAAtaacatttatttgaataattaaaaaaatacttcgccaaaaggaagtgtagaggaattcgtttttcaaaCAAACaataaagaaatttgatggttaCTAGGTGTGACTGGGTCTCTGCAATGAGTatcttctattttttctcttctttatttgCCAACGGGTGGTGTTCTAAAACCTTCCGCCTcacgcctattgagacggcttgtGGAGTATTATGAACATATAGTACTTATTACAAGAAGCACACAAGAGGATGGGCCTTCAGAAAATATGTAGGtccgaaaaaaatcatctcaTACCCTCATACAGGTTAACGGGATGCTTTAATACACAgagcacagaaaaaaatagttatacAAAAAGAACAGTCGTATGATCCTGAGTACGTGGATTCTTCCCAACGAAATAACTCCACGTACACGGAGAAAGTAAAGCGTATCCGCACATTGgtcatttttcttttgtttcgcgtCCACTTTTCCCTTGGCTGATCCACGCTGCAGAGGAGCGTGATATACCACCATCGCACTCGACGAGAAATGCGCATATTTTTACATGTCTTTTTATTACAACTTCCTCTACTCTTTTCCCCGAAGAAAACATGGAGAAAGTGTGCCTTACCGCTTCGAGAGAAGTGTTTTGGCCTCCGGCTCTGTCTACACTCGAAGACGTTTCAACACTTCTAAGCCGGAAGGGCGTTAGCTGCCACAGTGGGCTCGATCACCTCCATCTTTTTATTTCCGATTGTGATAGAGTGGGAAAAGTGAAGAgacatatttaaacattttgcATCACTCAATCATTTtagtgacgtcactaactcattaAAAATGGGCAGCAACTtccgattttttatttattagccgagccCTTACCTTATGCAGTCCAGGCTACGACATTTCAACGCTATAATAGAGAGATTGAGAGAGATTTCAATGCTCGACCCAGTCGACATCTCCCCAGCCAGTAACTCTGGAATCTAGACAAGGTTAGATTTCGTCACCAAATGTTTGTCTTTGTCCATGCGCCGTGATAAAATGCGGACAGGGCTCTGCTACCGGCTAACCCCGCAGTTTTTCGGATTTAACGTCTATGAGACCATTAAGAAGAATTCCCAAGGTTTTCCTGTTATCTGtattattctttaaataacatTTCTTTGCCATTGTGGACATGCCGCCAtctcattataaataaatatcgctATGGAGTTCCGACGCGGTCACCAGAAAGAATGTATAATGCAATTTGTAGATAGAGGTACCTAAGATGCGTTTGGAGGTTGTGTTGGCGGAGGAGGTCTACTATACATGCGGGTCTCAGACACATGCGGGTCATAATcgtaatttatcaaaataattcgTTAGATGGTAGATTTATTAAGataagatgaaaaaaatcttcctcattcggCCATTTTCGTAGGAGTTTCAAAGAAATTTAAAGGACGAAAGAtgtcgcccacttttcatgacttACAATTAGCGACGTCTCTAGACCTCCTTATTTTTCAGGAAGAACTACACATTGAGGGAATGAATCAaacacaagagtgtaaacaacagaGCAAAgagagctcgtgacgtcatcaacttttgtCGAAAGGGATAAAGCAGAGAATATATCGATGCTAAAAGCTTTGGATTTAGGCGACGGATCAAAGAACTGAACAATAAGGGTCTTCTTTCATTTCAAACGCATTAGTTTTCGAGCTATCATGATCGACAAGAACAAAAACTACTCCGCCGAAATTGATTTATTTCCGATTAACCTGCGGGATAGTTAATTGCGTGCAAATCTAAGGTATTCGACCAGGAAAATGCGCAGGGCGATGCAGTTAAATGGCGCGAACACGCTGTGATGGGCGTGCCCCCTGGCCATTGCCGTGCGAAACACAATTTCCGCGAAGATAATATCACCGTGGGGGTGGAACCATCAGAGGAGGATGGGAAGGCGCCCTCTCACTGTGCGACCTCGTGGAGCGAAAACGCTTTCCCATTCTGCTCAATCCCTTCGGGGAATGACTGCCTTCTTGACAAACGGACAGGTTCGCATGACCgaggtcgaaaaaaaaaacgCACGAAAAAGAATTTTTGGAGGCGGAGTTTAAGTGCTTGCCCTGGGAAAGAAccggagatgatttttttttcatttaattatgaaattatagtCGAAATGAGGGACATGTTCAATTCGTTGTCAGTGAGCTCGTGCAAACAAAGGCGTTGCGTGTGATTCCAGGCTAGCCGAGAATCCACTCTCAAAAAGAAACAGCCGGGTGGAAGAATGATTTCAAGAGAGAGGCGTTTCAATGGATTAGTGCCTGAGCAGTAATGCTAACTGGAAAAATGACGGAAGTTCATAGTATTATTTCCTCTCATCTGATTGACAATGGGAAAACAGACGGTGACTAGATGATCCATAAATAGATATTTACAGATAACCTTTATTCTTATCCAAATATAGTGTACATATGAGGACCTTAGAAACCAAGGAGTATAAGtccaatttttgaaaattttgagataaatgcaTATAAAGGTTGGTCGATTACACAATATTGTTTTGGCAAAGGAATACAATCGAATCGCGATATTTATAATTATCAGTGATTCATCTATATACCTATACCACAAAAATATTGTGTACTACATGAGGTCCCTAGAAGTCAAGGTGtacgaatgcaatttttaatatcgGAGATAAAAGCAGATAATGGTTGGCGGGTAACACAGTATTGTTGTGGCAAAGGAATGCAATCGAATCactgaatatttatatttatacttatcagtgattcacttgtatacctttgccacaaaaatattgttttccccCTCAACCAATTATTTGCTTTTATCTCCGatatcaaaaaaattcatttgcaccccttggcttccaggGCCCTCAtatgatttcatgatttttgcCCTCACGTACAGCGCTTAAGCCTGAAGATTTATTTTGGATACGAGACGGATGAACTCAACCCGGAATAAGGGGCGGGCATGTGAATTTTAAgcattctcattattttatttcacttggaCAGCTCATATCCTCATGCTATTTATCCTGCATCCCCATCCCCAATACCATCCTATTCAGCACACAcccaataaaaatgcaattaatacCCACCAAAGATTGCAGAATGAATTCAATCAGTAATTTTATCCACATGATAAGGTATATCGacctttcttgaaaaaaaaattcttgacgCGACAGGAATTAAAAATAggcatatgaaaaaaattatttgctcgtgAAATTGCATAAGTATAAAGTATTGGAGTAGTTGaagagaaagatttaaaaaagatagTTTACTTTTCCTCAATTACAAGTGAACGATATATATTGTTAACCGTTCTTATTGAATTTGAGagattaaaatgttcacaatgtCGTTATCCTCGATAGTAAAAATCCGCCCCACgtaaggttaaaatatttttcgttgaaaaCAGTTTCCATCGGCATCCATCAACATTCTCAAAAGAATCAACTGAAGGAACGGACTGTTGAATTTATGCGTCAGGGAAGTTGTCTCGGTGAGGGAAATCAATCACACATACAATCTCGAGGTCAGTTCCTTCATCCTTGAATGCAGCTGAATCACGACTCTGGGacaactccttttttttaatcgtacACCGATAAATTGTTTCCTAGTCAGTTTCAAACGAGAGTATCGATCGTAACTTGATTGAGCTACTATACTGGATTCATGGTAGATGAAGCAAAATATTCTCAAAGCAGCTCTTAGGTAAATCATAtctcttcaattaaaaaatgggTATTCCATAGTAGATTCACGATTTACGCTGATGCAGACCAGCAATACCATCTCACCGCGATAAGGTTTGTTTTCGCGATACGAGTAACTGCATGTGAGGAACCAGCCATTTGTATT
Encoded proteins:
- the LOC124163274 gene encoding predicted GPI-anchored protein 58; its protein translation is MRFYGALALLFCLCAALAVAQELDAGDEGDFDPRPAAPAAPRRPGLPTGPRKSPLTRSRPTPSTTTAPPPPPASAEEADEDYADEQEGVAGEEEVAATEPPSTKKPLLRGGVRPFRSNQDLLEILKRRRLNNKVSTHAPPEDDKDEATPAPAPTQSSSRRRYNANSNGRAKAPAAPEEQEEQKAAAGSRTRSSRRFSSPRSKAVVEEEEEPQPLVEEPRSRAGRRRF